The Setaria viridis chromosome 6, Setaria_viridis_v4.0, whole genome shotgun sequence genome contains a region encoding:
- the LOC117861817 gene encoding uncharacterized protein produces the protein MANLKTSYHANFGRPMLARFMAIPHHTYLILKMPAPNGVLSIYDDVETSYKRDTEAMQLAEALEYRAKAIAMVAEAQKVDKDQLIIPETEPTPMALQPDPKVKKIYLGLEGLTKMALIGSDLSAK, from the coding sequence ATGGCCAACTTaaagacttcctaccatgccaaCTTTGGTAGGCCCATGCTAGCGAGGTTTATGGCAATCCCGCATcacacctacctcatcctcaaaATGCCAGCTCCAAATGGTGTCCTCTCCATCTACGACGACGTTGAGACTTCGTACAAGCGCGACACGGAGGCGATGCAGCTTGCTGAAGCCCTGGAGTACCGGGCCAAGGCCATCGCCATGGTAGCCGAGGCCCAAAAGGTGGACAAGGACCAGCTCATTATCCCGGAGACGGAGCCGACACCCATGGCGCTGCAGCCCGAccccaaggtcaagaagatctaCCTCGGCTTGGAAGGCCTGACTAAGATGGCCCTCATAGGGTCTGACCTCTCCGCCAAATAG
- the LOC140223063 gene encoding uncharacterized protein has protein sequence MATLPQRFKLLATRCAAGAPSPSRSPAPGYAGAASPGYRLRRRVRGGAGATASARRRGRLRRFLCRRGGGGGGGTEPVAAARQQEEDDVRRPLFGGGRGRTLRDLFVASPEAGRRRGGCSCDCGDDEDDEEEDGGGGRAGAGGADPGGGGGAWRGSRRFGSGGLRSLLMRRSWRPVLVAIPEAEGGKIELGTIEE, from the coding sequence aTGGCGACGCTGCCGCAGCGGTTCAAGCTGCTGGCGACGCGGtgcgcggcgggggcgccgaGCCCGTCGAGGAGCCCCGCGCCGGGCTACGCGGGGGCCGCCAGTCCCGGGtaccgcctgcgccgccgggtCCGGGGTGGCGCGGGGGCAACTGCCAGCGCcaggcgccgcggccgcctgcgccgctTCCTCTgccgcagaggcggcggcggcggcggcgggacggagcccgtggcggccgcgcggcagcaggaggaggacgacgtcaGGAGGCCGctcttcggcggcggccggggccgcaCGCTGCGGGATCTGTTCGTGGCGTCCCCGGaggccgggcgccgccgcgggggatgCAGCTGCGActgcggcgacgacgaggatgacgaggaagaagatggcggcggcgggagggcgggcgcgggcggcgcggatcctggtggcggcgggggagcgtGGCGAGGGAGCAGGAGGTTCGGCTCCGGCGGGCTGCGGAGCCTGCTGAtgcggcggagctggcggccGGTGCTGGTGGCCATCCCGGAGGCGGAAGGCGGCAAGATCGAGCTCGGCACCATCGAGGAATAA